The following nucleotide sequence is from Nitrospira sp..
GCTCCTCCAACTTCCTCATTCCGTTCAGAGTGCGGCTCGCTTTCGCGAAGGACGCACGATCCGGCCAGGAGATGACGTAGTTGTAGTCGGCTTTCCCTTGCCCGGCTTGCTGGCGACTGAAGCACAGGTGACTATCGGCACGGTGAGTGCACTGGCAGGCATCGGCAACAATACGCGCTTTCTTCAGATCACTGCCCCCGTTCAACCCGGCAACAGCGGTGGGCCACTCTTGGACCAGGGCGGCAACATTGTGGGTGTTGTGGTCAGTAAGCTGAATGCCGTAACTATCGCCAAAACGACCGGAGATATTCCGCAAAACGTCAACTTCGCCATCAATGGTTCCGTCGCGAAGGCGTTCCTTGACTCTCAGAGCGTGGCGTATGAAACAAGTGTCTCCTCCCGAGCCGTGGAGGCTGCCGAGATCGGAGCTGCAGCGAGGAAATTTACACTCCTGCTGGAATGCTACCGATAGACGCGACGAAGCCGTGGTCAGCAAGCAGTCGCTGTGAGATGATCAATCACCCTATGAGCAACGACCAGGCGAACCCGAACAGCGCAACCTCGACGCCGCCAGAGGCGCCCTTGGGGACCTTAGCGGACTGTCCCACGTTCAAGATTCCGGAGGAATACTGGGGCGGCCTGGACCTGCGCCCAAGGCCCAACGTTCGGGAGGCGAGCGCCTTGCCGGGCTCGAACGTGCCGGAATCCGCACCCAGCCGTCGCGATCTCCAAAGACCTAGCCATCAAGTTACTGTCATCCTGAGGAGCTACCAAGTTGACGCCCTGCCCAGACGAGAACTAAGCTGGGCTCATCCAGGAGATGCCATATGCCCACATCCGTCCTTTTGCTACTTCTCTTCCTCCCCAGTTTCGGGCTCGCGCAGTCCGGCTCCAGCATGGAGGTAGGGAGTACCACTTTCTACAACTTTGACGGGCTCAGCGGGACAAGACAATCCGTCGGGGAAACCGATTTTTACAACTTTAGTGATGGGACAAGTACGACGCGCAATCAAATCGGGTCCACTGACTTCTATTCCGGATCCACGCCGAGCCTGAGCGGATCGACGAATCAGATAGGTGGAACGACGTTTGGCACCTGGCAGGATGGAACGACCAGTACCCATCAATCGGTTGGTGGAACCACCTTCCACAATTTCAGCAACGGTCGGAGTTGCACGAGCAGTCGGGTGGGGTCTACTACCTTCTCCAACTGTTATTGATCCGCTCACAACGGGATAACACCTGATCTGACCAGGCTTCTAGGTGCAGGAGGTAGGTATGAGGACGATACGGTTCCTACTCGGGACTCTAATGCTCGCGGTCGTGACCCAAGCGCACGCGGGGGACCTCATGTGGAGTGGCGCCCTTTCTGGTGCTGGTCAAGGCCTTAACAATGCTGCGTCTCAGATGATGGCCATCGAAGGGGCGCGACAGCTTCAACAACAACAGTACGAGCAACAGAGAGCCCGCGATGAGGCCGCTTATCAGAGGCAACAGGCTGCATACGATCGAGCGCAGACTGGCCAGCGTTCGTTGAATCAGGCGTCAGTGCAGCAACAACAGGCACTCCAGCGTGAATGGGAAGCTTTGGCTGAAGCAAAACGTCAGGCTATCAATGAATTTCTGGTGGCAGAAAAACGTGTGCTGGATGAGGAGAAGCAGTGGTTCGATGAGCAGAAGCGGTTGTTTGATACCCGACTTGCGGCGTTGCGAAATGAGCCTGAGAGCGCTGATCGACAAGCCCGATTTGCCCTCTACGAGAAAGACGTGGCCCAATACAATCCACGAGTAGCGGATTTTAATCGCCGATGGGCGAATTTTATTGAACGGGCGGCTGCGAATGGATGGGTTCGAACTGTACCAACCGAGCAGGATAAGCACGCTGTTTCGAAAGACCTTGCCGAAGAACGTCTTCGGAAGTGGCGAGCTGGGGAACCCATCGACTGAAAGCAGAGTCCGGCATTCTATAACTGGTTCGAACGCCATGCGCAAAATTGCATTTGTGCCCATTCCGAAGGAAGTGAGGGACGCCGACTCGCAGCAGCGTGGGCCGATCCCAGTGGGATTGATCTGCGTGAAGAGCTTCTTGCCGCCTTGGCCAGAAACGCCTTTGCCGATTCTCGGTTCCTAAAACGCTCGTAGGGAAGAGAGCGTTCTCGGGGCTCCTAATGTCTAGGATACGCAGCTGTTCAGCGCTCGCCCCTTTGCTCGACAAGTCATGTCGGCGAGGGCAAGGCGGAGACTTACCGCTCCACATGATTCGCATAGTCGGCCAGCGTGAGTACCGCTTCGGGTTTGCCCATGCGATCGAAGATGGCGCTCAGATCGTCCTGCATGGACCTTCCCAAATACCTCGCATCCATTTATGATAGACGTGTGAGATTCGGAGCGATCCTCCACCAAGTACACCGTGCCCTCATCGTGGACGGCGGGAACCACTTCCGCTGGTATGCCCAGCTTCGCAGCTTCCTCTTTGATCCGGTCCGGCAGCGCTTCGAACGGCGCGACGACTATTTCTGTGCCACCCGCGTCAATCCGTCCGGCGACGGCCCGCATTTCCGCTGCGGCAAGCCGAGAGATTCCGGCTTGCCGCTGGAGTAGCGCACTGGGGCTGTCCTCGTCTGACTCGTCTTCGTCCCGGGAGTCCCGTGGGCCTTCACCATCATCGTCCGGGTCTTCGCTGTCGCTGGCATCGGTGTTCGCCTCGTCCTTCGCGGGAATCAGGGCCTTAATCCGCCTCGGTTTGAGGTGTTGTGTACATTCGCACAAATGCCCAGATGAACACGGCTTGTCTGGACATGATCGCCTGGAAGCGCAGAGGGTGTGTCCCCCCGTCTCCTAGACCTCACCCCATAACCGTACTGTCGTCCACACGAGCTATTGCGTTACCAAGGCGGATGTTCTAGCCGGCTCCACGAACTCGACGGTGATGTTATTGCTGACCTCGATCGGCTGGCCGTCAACTCCCGTGACTACCATTTTCTCGGCGTAGTAGCATTGCGCCTTGCCGTACAGTTCCAGGGCCCGCAGCCGATCGGCCAGCTTGAACTTCTTCGTGTAGCCGACGGCCTTTCGTGACTCGCCTTTGCCCTCAAAGTCCTCGTAGAACTCAAATCCGGCGATCGCTGAGGCCTCGTTCTCGGCCAGCTCGGTAATTTCGAGCGGGTTCCCGTGCGCATCGAACATCTTGCGGGGATCGGCAAGGATTACCCGAGCCAGACATTCTAGCCACTGCTCGCGGGTTAATTGCGCCCGCTGAATAACCGGCCGCATCAGTTCGGCCAACCTTGCCCGAATCTTGCCCTTCGCCATGAGGCGGCTCGCCTTCTCATGAATCGTTTTCGCCTTCGCCCGCCGTGGTTTAAAGGCTTCTTGATATGCCTTCGACGAGTTCTGTCCGGCAAGGACGGACAGGCAGAACGCCTCTTCTTTCAGGGTTAGTGTTAAGGCTGTCGTGTCCTCAGTCATTCCAATCATTCCTCCCGTTTATAGGTTCCTACCCACGTATTTTCCTGCCAGGCAACAACGTTTTCATCATCTCTTCAACGAAGTCGGCCAGTTCAGCCGGGCTCTGCCCGTTCTCCCGGAAGATCGGGCCATAGGTCTTAATGACCAAGTCCTGCAGCTGGCCAGGCGTCGCGGGCCGTTCGGAAATACCCGGCTTCAGGACTCGCTCGCGCATGTCCGCGATCGCGGTCTTCTGTTCGGTCGTCAGGAGGTTGGTGAGCTGCTTCGGCGTCAGGGCGCGACCCGTCGGTCGCGAGGCTGGCGTGCCATCGGCCGAAGCCTGCTTACCGTCCGCGTCCAGCGGGTCCGGTTCAACCGGTGGCCCGTTCGGGTCGGTAATCGGCGGCTCCTGCACTCTCGCGAGCATGCCTTTCGGTTCCTGCCCCGTCAGGGGGAAGGTGGCGCCAGGCTGCCCGGGCGTCGTGCGCGCCTGCAGTTCGGCCTGCTTGGGGTCCACAAACTCCGGCGACTGCGCGACGGGCGTGGCCGGTTGCGGCGTGGCGCGGTCCAATTCTCGCGGAACCTTGGCCGGTCGATCCGTCTCGAATTGCTTCAGGGGGTTGAGCTTTGCCACCATGCCGGTTGGCACGCTCACGTCTCCAGGCGCTTGCATGGCTCGCGGAATTTGCCGTTCCATGGCTGTGATGGCCCCAGGCATCTGGGTAGGCGGCTCGGGAAGGGGTGTCGTCGCGGCGGCCATGCCCGGCTTGTCGGCATCCATGGCGGCCTGCGCCTGCTGCTGCGTGCGGCTCTTCATCGCTGCGGCCCGCTGGTCGGCCTGCTGCCGCATCTGCGCCAGATATTCCTCCGCGCCAGTGGCTGGGGTGCGCCGCGTCGTCTTCGTGGACGGGTCAATGATTTCGACCGGGCCCTTCTTCTCCGGCGCCATCCCTAACAGCCGTTCGGTATTCTGCTTCAGCCGGTCAATGTCGGCGTTGATCGCGTTGCGCTCATCGGGGAGCAGACTAGGATTCTTCAGCTGTTCACCCTTGAACTGAATCATGGTCTTATTGATGTCGACCATGAGCTTCGTCATCGCCGGGAGGTCCTTGGGCCCCTGCAGCGGCTTTCCCGTGTTTGGGTCCATCGCGATGCCGATGGGTCGCCCGTTCGCATTGAGTCGCATAAACGTCCCATCGCCTAATGGCTTCAAGTCCTCTTTATTCGCCTCCGCGGCGAGCTTGGCCTCGGCGAGGCGGCTGGTCGCCGCCTGGTGCTCCTTATCGTTGGCCAGGCGAGCGTCACCTTGCGCGAGCGTCGCATCGGCGATGGCCTTCGCTTGCAACTGGTCTTCGCGATGCTGCTGCCTGGTCTTGTCGTTCTCGTCCCGCGTGAAGCCTTGGGTTTTGTCCAGAGCCGAGCTGGCGTGAGCGAATTCGGCGTTTTGTTGGTCGCGCAGAAAGACTTGCTGCCCGGCCTGCATTGCCTCCGTGTGGGCATAGCCGCGCTGTTCACGGGTGTTCTGGTTGTCTTCCATGAGTTGCAGGCGGCGCATCTCCATCTTGTCCCGCTCCTTGTGGAGCATGGATGACCCATAGATGTCAGTAGCCTGAGAGGCGGCTTTACTGAGCGCCTCCCCCGCACCCGATACCATTCCAGCTAGTGCGAGTAGTCCCATCGCTGTTCCTCCTTGTCGTGAATGTGCCGGACTCGCGGCAAATGCCTCTTACTCATCGGATGTCCCCGAGGAGTCGCCTTGTTTCAACCTCTGTTCTCCTCCGTCCTCTATGGAGCCAGGTCCCTGGTTGCGTCCGGTTGCGGATTTGCGTACAATTTGCTCAGTTTTGCCCTGTTTTGCCGATACAAGTGTTTGATTTCGTTGATTGGGCTGGGGGTCGGATGTATTTCGAAGCCCGTCACTCACCCCAACCCTTCTCCCCGTCACACGCGACAATTTGTCGATTCTCACTGTTGTTGACACTGGATCAACACACAGAGTAACGCACCCTCTTCGTCATCCGTCGGCACGTAACGTCAGAGGAAATGCGTTCAGGGAGACTGTCCTGTGGAACCAGACAAGTTCGATCTTCGTTCTCACGATATCGCTGGGGACAAGCGGCAAGAACTGCTTCGCCTCTTCCCAGAGGCCCAGACCGAAGAGGGCAAGATCGACTTCGAACGGTTGAAGCTCGCGCTGGGCGAATCTGTCGATGTGGGCAAAGAACGCTACGGCATGCACTGGCCGGGGAAGGCCGATTGTTTCCGGACCATTCAGACGCTAAGTCTGGCCACGCTGCGTCCCTGCCCCGAAGAGAGCATCAACTTCGACCAGACCGAGAATCTCATCATCGAAGGCGACAATCTGGAAGTGCTCAAGTTCTTGCAGAAGTCCTACCTGGGCAAGGTCAAGATGATCTACATCGACCCGCTCTACAACACCGGTAACGATTTCATCTACCCAGACAACTACAGTGAATCCTTACAGACCTATCTGGAATACACCGGCCAGGTGGATGCCGAGGGGAAGAAGTTCAGCACAAACGCTGAGACCGACGGCCGCTACCATTCCAACATCCGCGAACCGTGGCGGCAAAGAAGCCGGAACGGGTCGTGTGTCTCGACGAAGGCTTCGCCGGAAACGATCAGCTCAAAGCCAGCGCCGTCCAGATCTTGAAAACCAAAGGCATGATCAGTTTCAAGACGGTGTGACCCGAGAGAAGGAGTTCGTAAATGTCCGTCATTAATTTCAATACGGCCAATCAGACATTTCGGCAACTCATGGGCAATGGACTTTCATTCCGTGTCCCTCGATTTCAGCGGGACTATAGCTGGACACAGGACGAGTGGGACGATCTTTGGCAAGACATACAAGGCACGCTTCAGGGCGGGGAGCCGGCGCACTATATGGGCTACCTAGTGCTTCAAACCCGTGACAATAAGGCTTTCGACGTGATTGACGGCCAACAGCGTATGACAACGCTCAGTCTGATGGTCCTTGCCGTTCTGAGAGTAATGCAGGACCTCGTGGACTCCAAGGTGGAAGCCGACAACAACCGCCGCCGGATCGAACAATTACGCAATTCCTATATTGGATTTCTCGACCCCGTTACCTTGGTTGCCCAAAACAAGCTGACGTTAAATCGGAACAACGATGGCTATTACAAGGACTACCTCGTACCCCTTCAAAAACTTCGGCAACGCGGCTTGAGAGCTTCTGAGCATGCACTGCGGAAATCATTCGAATGGTTCTATAAACAGGTCCGTGACACATATGGAAAAGAGCGGAGCGGGGCTAGCCTTGCGAAGTTCATTGACGACGTTTCGGACAAGCTCTTTTTTACAGTGATTACGGTGACCGACGAATTGAACGCGTTCAAGGTCTTCGAAACGCTCAACGCACGTGGGGTGCAGCTGTCGCCCACAGATCTCCTCAAGAACTACCTGTTCTCGGTGGTACACCGCGAAAGCGCGCACTCCGGTGAGATTGAGACACTGGAGCGCCGCTGGGAGAATATGGTCGGGCGCCTCGGGGGCGAAAGCTTCCCGGATTTTCTTCGTGTGCACTGGAATAGCCGCCGGAAGTTCGTTCGCGAGGCGGACTTGTTCAAGACCATCCGAGCCGAGACCCCAACCAAAGCGCGAGTCTTTGAGCTGATTCGCGACATGGAAGAGGACATCGACACGTACGTGGCGTTATCGAATCCCGAAGACGCCTTATGGTCAGACGACCAGAGGCCATATGTGCGCGAGTTGCGCATGTTCAGCGTTCGCCAGCCTTGGCCTGCCTTGATTGCGGCCCGCCGTGCTTTTGATATGCAGGGATTCACGACTTTTTTGAAGGCCTGCAGCGTCATCGCGTTCAGATACAACGTGATCGGAAGTCTGGCTACGAATGAACAGGAACGGGTCTATAACTCCGTCGCCCTTCGAATCGCTTCGAACGATTTTGGCTCACCTTTAGACGCGATACGATCGCTTGCGCCCATTTACGTTCCCGATGCCGTCTTTCGTCTAGCCTTTGAAGGAAAGGTATTGCCTACTACGTCCTCGCGGAATCGGCATGTTGCTCGATACATTCTCTTCAGCCTAGAACGACACCTTACCGGGCAGGAGTATGACATCGACAGTCCGCGATATACCTTGGAGCACATCCTTCCTGAAAGCCCAGAGGAGAACTGGCCGGAATTCACCGACGAGCAGGTAGCAGAATTTGTCTTCCGCCTCGGCAATTTGACCATCATGGAGGCAGGGCAAAACCGTGACTTGGGTAATGCTGGGTTCGACAATAAACAGCAAGTCTATAGTCAAAGCCCTCTCGAAATTACAAAGAAAATTGCCCTCGAAAATACCGGCTGGAGCGTAGACCGCCTTGCCGAGCGCCAGCGTTGGATGGCCAAGCAAGCTACATCTATCTGGAAAATGTCACAATTGGGTTAGCCCATGCAGGTTCATTTCAACCCCGACCAGTTATTCCAGCTCGAGGCAATAGCTCCCGTTGCCGACCTCTTTGACGGTCAGCCCCAGGGAGCGCCGGACTATGCCGTGATCGACATGGGCAGCGGGTCAGGGCTGTTCGCCGGGCAACAACAAACCGAATTAGGCGCCGGGAATCGGATGCTGGTGTCGGCTAAACCCTCCTGGCGAATGCCCGTGCCGTAGGGACGGATGCCGGCCGATCCTCGACGGAACGATTTTACGCTGGAGCTTCCGGAGGGGCAGCGAGACCACCTACCGTGTCGAGTTCGAGGCCGATAAGCTGGTCGAATGCACCGTCGATGCCATCACGCGGATGGAGAAGATCGACGCGCCGAGCCGTGATGGCAGAGGACGTCTGACGGCGGGAGACTCGGTACCCTTACGCCCGACGCCGGTCGTCTCATGCCAAGGCCTGCTCGATCGCCGACTTCAACGTCGCCAACCCCGCCTGCACATCGAGGTCGAGGTGGATCCGCAAGAGGCGCCGACCTCGTTCCGTCAACACGTGGAAGTCCCCGCGCGCCTGCATGGCCTTGACGAGACCGAACGTATACCGTTGCCCCGGTACCGACAGGTCGACGGCATCTTCGCACGTCAGCTGGAGAAAGAGGCCGTTGTGGGGTCCTCCCTTGTAGGCCTGTCCGGTGGAATGGAGAAATCGAGGGCCAAACTCGAGGCAGGTGGCGATGCGTTTGGCATCTCGGATCCTTTGACGCATGGCCTGCAGTTCCGCCTTGTATTGGGGACGCATCTCCAGGTAGGCCAACAACGCCACGTAATCGCCGGGCTTCAATTGATTGAGATGGGCCTTGAGATAGGCTTGCAAGGACGGTGTCGTCCCGGCGGCGGCGCGCAGCTCTCGGGCGTATTGAGGGGTCGCATAGAGGCTGAGGCCACGCTCCTCGAAGATGGGCGTTTCTGCCGGTACCCTCCCGCTTCGTTCGTACTCGGTGGTCAATCGCTTCGTGGCTGCTTTGCCGGCCTCCACATCCGGCTGGTCGAAGGGATTGACTCCCAGGATCGCCCCGGCGACGGCGGTGGCAAATTCCCAGCGGAAGAATTCCTGTCCGATCTCGTACAGGTCGGCCACCGTCATGCGGACCACCGGGTGGCCTGCTCGCTCAAGCCGGTCGACCGCGGCATCGTGGATCGGGTCAGGGGAGGTCTGCAGCCGGATGGAGAGGAAGAGGCGGTCTTCTCCATACATCTTGGGATCTCCGACCGCTTCACCCTCGATGGGAATTATGCCTTTGCCGGTTTTCCCGGTCGATTCGGCCAGAAGCTGCTCGAGCCAGATGCCCAAGGAGTCGAGCTCAGGCGACGTGAGGATCGTGACCTTGTTGCATCCTCGATCGGCGAACACGGCAAGGATGGTCCCCAGCACCAGGCCGGGATTCTGCTCGACCGGTACGCAGGGGAAACAAGCCTCTACCATTTCTTCCGCCCCCTCGAGGAATTGCTCGAGGTCCAGACCCATCACAGCCGCCGGGACCATGCCGAAGTTCGACAGGGCCGAGTAGCGACCGCCGATCGTCGGAACCCCGAAGTAGAGACGCCCAAAGCCGTCGGCTTCTGCCAGACGTTGGAGATCCGAGCCGGGGTCCGTGATCGCGACGAACTGCCGTACGGCCGCTCTGGCTCCAACCAGGCGTTGGAGCCGATCAAAGAAATGCTG
It contains:
- a CDS encoding terminase small subunit, with product MTEDTTALTLTLKEEAFCLSVLAGQNSSKAYQEAFKPRRAKAKTIHEKASRLMAKGKIRARLAELMRPVIQRAQLTREQWLECLARVILADPRKMFDAHGNPLEITELAENEASAIAGFEFYEDFEGKGESRKAVGYTKKFKLADRLRALELYGKAQCYYAEKMVVTGVDGQPIEVSNNITVEFVEPARTSALVTQ
- a CDS encoding DUF262 domain-containing protein, with protein sequence MSVINFNTANQTFRQLMGNGLSFRVPRFQRDYSWTQDEWDDLWQDIQGTLQGGEPAHYMGYLVLQTRDNKAFDVIDGQQRMTTLSLMVLAVLRVMQDLVDSKVEADNNRRRIEQLRNSYIGFLDPVTLVAQNKLTLNRNNDGYYKDYLVPLQKLRQRGLRASEHALRKSFEWFYKQVRDTYGKERSGASLAKFIDDVSDKLFFTVITVTDELNAFKVFETLNARGVQLSPTDLLKNYLFSVVHRESAHSGEIETLERRWENMVGRLGGESFPDFLRVHWNSRRKFVREADLFKTIRAETPTKARVFELIRDMEEDIDTYVALSNPEDALWSDDQRPYVRELRMFSVRQPWPALIAARRAFDMQGFTTFLKACSVIAFRYNVIGSLATNEQERVYNSVALRIASNDFGSPLDAIRSLAPIYVPDAVFRLAFEGKVLPTTSSRNRHVARYILFSLERHLTGQEYDIDSPRYTLEHILPESPEENWPEFTDEQVAEFVFRLGNLTIMEAGQNRDLGNAGFDNKQQVYSQSPLEITKKIALENTGWSVDRLAERQRWMAKQATSIWKMSQLG